The following are from one region of the Lepeophtheirus salmonis chromosome 8, UVic_Lsal_1.4, whole genome shotgun sequence genome:
- the LOC121123157 gene encoding LOW QUALITY PROTEIN: uncharacterized protein (The sequence of the model RefSeq protein was modified relative to this genomic sequence to represent the inferred CDS: inserted 1 base in 1 codon), producing the protein MLSKHCWIHQINHKSTVFQHERIHIESTRFSQDINMKVIFSSLITVTLLFFSQCEAQHGIRVKKIEKLPLLFGNWKEDTNNQEGFEKLTNELKYLYPVGSNPSEMKIVYLEXIGAYAIFGHANGIMEQSGKYFIWPIRRYFTNPMPKKSTRLGDMKLKGEVDGDKLHIHVSDPNSREEVLTITLWAQEVRRAKGLTLTYKNPKTGTTAQTYYTDI; encoded by the exons ATGCTTTCCAAACATTGCTGGATCCATCAAATTAACCATAAAAGCACAGTTTTTCAGCATGAACGCATACATATTGAAAGTACACGCTTTAGCCAAGATATCAAtatgaaagttatattttcaagtTTGATTACAGTTACACTTCTTTTCTTCTCCCAGTGTGAAGCCCAACATGGAAT acgagttaaaaaaattgaaaaacttccCTTACTTTTTGGAAATTGGAAGGAAGATACAAATAATCAAGAAGGATTTGAAAAGTTGACGAatgaactcaaatatttatatccagTGGGCTCCAATCCTAGTGAAATGAAGATTGTTTACTTAG AAATTGGAGCATATGCAATCTTTGGACatg CCAACGGAATTATGG aacaatcgggcaaatattttatatggccAATTCGTAGATATTTCACAAATCCAATGCCAAAAAAGAGTACCCGTTTAGGTGATATGAAACTGAAGGGAGAAGTTGATGGTGATAAGCTCCATATTCATGTCAGTGATCCAAATTCCAGAGAAGAAGTATTGACCATCACACTATGGGCACAAGAAGTTAGACGTGCCAAGGGATTAACTCTTACGTACAAAAATCCTAAAACCGGAACAACAGCCCAAACTTATTACACAGATATCTAA